GGTGGTTAATGCTAATAGTTAAAGCTAAAGGTCAATTCAACCCTGCGGGTGTGCTTTTCCTGAGCGAGTCCGTCCGGAGTGCCGGCTCAAGCATCCAGCGAGGGCGTGGCAACGGGCCGGGAGGCGCGGACAGGACGTCCGCGCCAGCCCCAGTTGAGATAGGATGTCGAATCTGGGGCGGCCCGGCCCGTCCACGTCCGAGCTGTTGATGCTGCCCGGCACGGAGTTCGGACGAGCGAAGGAAACACACCCGCACTGGTTAACTCCGACGGGCTCACCCCGGAAGGCGCACCTTCATAACGAGCAATGCTGGTCAGTTGTTCCGCAGCCGCCGGGCCAGGAGGCCGCCGATGCGGCCGCTCTCCACACCATTTAAAGCGCCCCAGCCCTGGCTGCGGATCTTGTCCGCCAGTCCCAGCTCGGCGGCGATTTCCCACTTCAGCGCCTCTTTGCGCAGCTCGGCTGCGCTTTTCTTTTTCCTGGTCACACTCTCTCCTCCTTGGCCTGGCTACTGCGCTGGAGCCACCTGTCCGGCCCGCAAGAGCTCGGATACCGTGACAAATTTATAACCGCGCATCTGCAGTTCTTTAATGACCAGTTCCAGCGCCTGGACCGAATTGGTGCGGTCACCGCCGCAGTCGTGAAAGATCAATATGTCACCCTTTTGTACATGGTGGGTGATGCGTTCGGCAATCCGCCGGGGTGGGGTGCCGGCCCAGTCCTTGGCGTCATCGGCCGCTGTCCAGAGCACTACCGTGTATCCCTTGCGCCGGGCGGCCTGAAGCTGAGCGGCACTGATTTGCCCGCCCGGTGGCCGGAAGAGGGTGGTGCGGTGACCGGTTATCTTGTACACGGCTTCTTCAGCCATATCCAGTTCCTTCTCCATGTGGGCGATGGATTTGAACCCGTACGGGTGGTAAAAAGTATGGTTGCCAATTTCGTGCCCGGCGGCGTGGATGCGGGCAATCAGGTGCGGTGAACGTTCCACCTGCCGGCCCACCACAAAAAATGTCGCCCTGGTCTGGTATTTTTGCAAAATATCCAGCACCTGCGGTGTGAAGGTATTGCTGGGCCCGTCGTCAAATGTAAGAGCCAGCAGGGGCTGCTCTGTGGGCACCCTGGTGACGACCGCAGCTGTAGAATTGTCACTTTTTTTCCGGTCCGCGGTTGATGTTTTGCCGGTGACCGCCCAGTTGCAGTTGTGCGCTGCAGCGGGAAAGGCAAGACAAAGCAACGTGCCCAGTGTGATGCATAAGATCACAAAATAAGCAGGCTGTTTTTCCACCATCCTTGGCAATGTGTGGCCAGCTCCTTTATCACCGGAAAAAGGGGGCGGCAATAGCCGCGCAAAAGTATCCGGCTTTATCATCTGCATAATGACATAAAATAGCTTGTGCCGGTAGACAAAAAATAAACCTTCTCAATATTTGAGAAGGCGATCAAATTCTGGCATTGTGTGCCGCCAGCTGCTTTATGCATCCATTTCCAGCACTTTTACCCGCACTTTGGTTTCGCCCAGTACTTCCACATAAATACCCAGTTCAAAATCCAGCCGGATGCGCCCATCGACAACTTTCGCCTCCTGACAGACCGGTGCCTTGATCATACTGGCCCGGGCGCCCAGCAACTGCTGGCTCTGTGTGTCAAAGTCCTGCAGCGGGATGATTTCTTCAAAGTTGATGGCCTGCTTGATCAGGTCGGTGCTGCGGCCGCCGCCGGTTGCGTACCAGATGTGCACCTCAAAGATGCCGTCGATGCGCACACCGGTGCCGTCGTTGCCCGTCACTATTTCCGGTTCCCGCAGGCTGACCTGGGTGATGGCGGTGCCCAGCACCTGGTGCACATCGGATCCGCCGGCAGTAGAAAACTGCTGGGTGTAATGGAAAAACTTCTTGGCAGTGCCACAGACAGCCTTGGTAATAATCTCCCGGTAGCCGCTGCGGGTGGGCAAGGGCCTTGCTTCAGGCATGTTTTGTTCGCTCACTTGACGTCGTCCCTCCTTTGGCTGAGGAAATATCACCATATACTATGATCCACACCCGGTGGTTGTTACAGGAACCTGGCGCACTCCGGCCGGTAAAACAAGATCGGGTGGTGACAGGAGGCCACCGGCGGTTTATACTGTAAAGAAAGCGCGGGTGGTGATGCTTGTATGGCACCTCTGGTCATGGCCGTGCTGGGTAGTCCACGGCTTGTCGGCAACAGCGCGGTAATGCTGGAAACATTCTGCCAGGGGGTAAGTGATGCCGGCGGCAGGGTGGAACTTTACAACCTGGCCCGGTTGAGAATTGCCCCCTGTCAGGCCTGTGGCGGTTGTGAGCAGGACGGGGAATGTGTGGTGCAGGACGATATGGTTGGGCTGTACCGGGCTTTGGAACGGGTGGACGGTCTGGTGCTGGCCGCACCGGTGTACTTCGGCACCATCAACGCCCAGACCAAGGCCTTCATCGATCGCTGCCAGGCGCTCTGGGCGCGCCGTTTTGTGTTGGACCGTCCGCCTTTATCGCCCGGTAAAAAGTGCTTTTATCTCTGTGTGGGCGGGCGGCCAACCTTGCATTATTGCCAGAATGCCCTGGCTGTGCTGAAAAACCTCTGCTATGTATTGAACATGGAACTGGCTGGTCACCTGGCCTTTCCCGGCGTGGACAAGCCGGGCGAAATTATTGCCCTGGCGGATGCCCTGCGCCAGGTGCGCCAGGCGGGGAAAGAGTTTACCCGGTCTTTAGTCCAAAAGAGGGAGTGAAATAAATGCTGGATGTAGCCGGTAGTGCTCAGGGCGGGATGGATGAGCTGGAGGAGCTCAGGTCGGCCGGAGAAAGGTTAAGGCAAATTCTATCCGGGTACGGCAGTGTGCTGGTGGCCTTTTCCGGTGGGGTGGACAGCACCCTGCTGCTGGCCGCGGCGCTAAAAGTGCTGGGTAGGGAAAAGGTGCTGGCCGTGACGGCGGACGCTCCGTTTATCAAGCCCGGTGCCGTGCAGCGGGCCGGGCAACTGGCACAGGGAATGGGGGCGCGCTGGCTGGCCCTGCCCGGCCGGCAGATGGACGACCCTTCCTTCACCGCCAACACGCCGCAGCGCTGCTATTACTGCAAAAAGATATTGCTGGCCAATCTGGCCGACCTGGCCGCCCGCCAGGGTCTGTGCGGCGTCGTGGAAGGCAGCAATGCCGATGACGCCCGGGCTTACCGGCCCGGCCGGCGGGCGCTTAAGGAAGCCGGTGTGGGCAGCCCGCTGGAAGAAGCGGGGCTGGGCAAGGCCCTGGTGCGGCAGCTGGCCCGGCGGTGGGGGCTGCCCAACTGGCAGCAGCCGGCCGAGAGTTGTCTGTGCACGCGCATCCCCTACCACACACCCCTTACACCTTCGCTTTTGGCTCAGGTTGCCGCCGCCGAGGAGTTGCTGCACCGGCTGGGCTTTACCCTGGTGCGGGTGCGCTGCGAGCCGGGTATGGCCCGCCTGGAACTGGCGGAAAATGAGCTGGAGCGGGCTGTGCAGCCTGATGTTCGTGCCGCCCTGCTGGCCGGTTTGCGGCAAATGGGCTTTGGCCGGGTGGTTCTGGACCTGGCCGGGTACAGGAGCGGCAGCTGGGATGGCGAGAGATTGTCGGACTAGTACTACAGCGTAAACTAGCGGGTGTGCGAAGCATGCACACCCGCTGCTGACAAATTTAAATTGCGCTGTAGTACCAGATATGGAAAGGAGTGACTGCGCCGCTAGTTGCGCAAAGCAATGCGGAAAGCAAACCGTCATTATAACAGACCCGGCATTATTCAACCTGTATTGACCCTGTTTTTGGTTTTGTTGTTGGTTTTTCTGGCGGGGTGCCAGCTGGCTGGTTCAGGGGGCAAATCGGCTACAACCGCTGGGGTTATGGAACAGGGTGCCCGGCCGGACCGGCTGCTGGTGCATGTGCTGGATGTGGGGCAGGCCGACAGCATCCTGGTGCAGCTGCCGGGCGGCCAAAACATGCTCATTGACGCGGGCAACAACGACGACGGGCCTTTTGTCGTGGATTATCTGCGCCGGGCCGGTGTGCAATCAATTGATTATTTAATTGGCACCCATCCCCACGAGGACCATATCGGCGGCCTGGATACCGTGCTGAAAAAATTTCCGGTGAAACACATATATATGCCGGAAATAGCCTACGATACCAAATCATACCATGACGTGCTGCGAACGGTACAGCAGTGCGGCCTCACAGTGACCAACCCGGCGGCCGGTCAGGTGTTGCTGCGGGAAAAAGCAGGCAATCAGGAACTGAAAGTGGAAATACTCTGGCCCGACGCCCGCAAAGTGCTTTTCTATGACGAGGTCAACGACCATTCCATTGTGACCAGGGTAAGCTACGGGCGGAATAGCTTTCTCTTTACGGGCGATGCCGGGCGCCAGGTGGAAAAGGAACTCATGGACAGCAAAGCGCCGCTCAAAGCCGACGTTTTAAAAGTGGCGCATCACGGCAGCAACTCGGCCACCAGCAATGCCTTTTTACGGGCGGTGCAGCCGGCGATAGCGGTGATCTGTGTGGGGCAGGGCAACGACTACGGCCATCCCCACCGGGAGACCATGCAGCGCCTGATCAAAAATAAAATCCGTGTTTATCGCACGGATCAGGACGGCACCATTGTTTTTACCAGTGACGGAAAAACTATTGATGTCCAAACAGAAAAACATAACTGATAATTGTCCGGCATCAGCGCTCGCAGCAACCGCTGCCGTTGGTTTTCTGACCCCATTCGTCGGTCATATGCCGGCGCAGCACAAATTCATCGCAGGGCCGGTCGGTAGGGGAAACGCTGCGCTGGTTCTTCTGACAGGTGGCGATGCTGGTGGCCCGCCATTCTTTGTAGTGCAGGCAGTCTTTGCAGTGCAAGGATTTTTCACCTCCTGTGGGGTGACAAGACGTTTGGCTTTTGCGGGCTGGCGGCAATAATGCCTCGCCCGCAGGGAAGCTTTGGAAAAGCGGGAGTAGAATGTACTATGGACTGGAAAGAAGAGTTCCGCCGGGGGGATGACCGGCCGGCAGCTATAGGTATCATGGGCGGTACGTTTGACCCCATTCACTACGGGCACCTGGTGACGGCGGAGAATGCCCGGCACTTTTTTTCCTTGAGCCGGGTGATTTTTGTACCGGCCTACCGCCCGCCACACAAGAAACAAAGGCGGATCAGCCCGCCGGAGCACCGGCTGGAAATGGTGCGGCTGGCCATTGCCAGCAACCCGCACTTTACCGTGTCGGACATGGAAATATCCCGCCGGGGGCCTTCCTATACCATTGATACGGTGCTGGCCATGCAGCAGGCCTACCCCGCTGCCCGGCTCTTTTTCATCACCGGGGCCGATGCCGTGCTGGAAATATTGAGCTGGCACCGGGTGACCGAGCTATTGCAGAATTGCACCTTCATCGCCGCCACGCGTCCCGGCTATCAGCTCGGCCAGCTGCGGCACAACCTGTCCGCCCTGCCCGAAGTGTTGCTCAGGCGCATTCTGACCATGGAGGTACCGGCCCTGGCCATTTCTTCCACCGACATCCGGCAACGCGTGCGGGAGGGACGTCCGGTGAAATACCTGCTGCCCGAAGCGGTGGAGGACTACATATACCGGCAGGCTCTTTATCAGGGCGATTAGCAACTAATCCAAATTGTTTGCTTTTTTCTTAAATTACAAGTTATCACCCAAAAGCTATTATAGCACAGGGATGTTGGTTTTTGTTAACCAAGATATTCCAATATGCATAAAAAATAGTATAGTGGAGCCGGTTTAGCCGGCTTTTTTTCTGCAAATAATACTCTCACCGGTAAAATGCCAGCCTGTTTGAGGGAAAGAGGTGAGTCAGATTAATATGAAAACGCTCTATGTTGGCAATTTGCCCTGGGGAACCAGTGCTGATGAACTGCAACAGGTTTTTTCCCGCTACGGGGAGGTCATCAGCAGCCGGATTATCACCGACCGGGAAACCGGCCGCTCGCGGGGCTTTGGTTTTGTAGAGGTGGCCGACGAAGCGGCCGAGCAGATGATTGCCGCCTTGAACGGCAGTGAACTGGGCGGCCGCACCATTACCGTGAACGAGGCCAGAGAAAGAGAACGCCCCATGTCATAGGCGGTGCAAAAAAAATTGAACCGTTGGGTGCGGCAAAAAACCTCCTGTGCGGGAGGTTTTTTTGTGCCTGTTAACAGTTTGTCACTTCGTCCGAACCAGCCGTCGCCGTTTCAATATAAAAACTTTTCCCGGCCGGTCGGGAGTAGTATAATGAGTAGTATAATTATGTTACATAATTATGTCCAAGGAGGAATGCTTTTTGACATTGTCCCCACAGGAACTGGCGCAAAGCATTGTGCAGGCGGCGGAAAGCAAAAAGGCATACGGTTTTACCGTGCTGGATATCGGCCGGGTATCCATTATCGCCGACTACTTTGTCATTTGCAGCGGTCGTTCCACCATCCAGGTGCAGGCCATCGCCGAGGAGATCATCAAACAGGTGGAAGAAAAGTATGGTATCCTGCCCCGGCGGGAGGGCCTGCGGGAAGGGCGCTGGGTGCTGCTGGACTACGGCAGTGTGGTGGCGCATGTTTTTCTGGATGAGGAGAGGCTTTACTACAACCTGGAGCGCCTGTGGGGAGACGCCCCGGTAGCCGATGTGGGTGGGTGGTCAATGCAACCCACGGTAGTAAAATAAGTGATAAAAAGGTAAAAAAATTTAAAATAGCCGCTTGACAGCCAACTCCTTCCGCCCTTATAATACTCAGTAAATTAGCCAAAGGCTAAGAACGGGAGTATTAAGCACACACCCTGGCCCGCAGAGAGTTGCCGGCCGGTGCAAGGCAACGGCAGGGGGTGCCCAACTCGCCCGGGAGCCGGCCGGCGGAAAAGCAGTACGCCGGCCCGGAGGAGCGCCGTTACAGCTCTGTGAGCGGGTCGCGTTTTGCTGCGCGGCCAAGCGGGGTGGTACCGCGGGAGCACCAGGCTCTCGTCCCTACAGGGGACGAGAGCTTTTTTAGTTATAGTCCTTGATCAGTGGCGTGTCATACCACTGCGGAAAAGCCATCCCTGAAATATTGCATATTTTTAGGAGGATTGCCGTCCATGCCCTCTGTCAGCCGCATCACCATTGGCGATATGCTGGATTACACCGCCGCCCGGTTTCCCCAAAATGAAGCCCTGGTTTACGCCGATCGCGGCCTGCGCTACACCTGGACGCAGCTAAAAAACGTCTGCGAGCAGCTGGCCCGCGGCCTGATGGCCCTGGGGGTCAACCGCGGCGAGCACATTGCCATCTGGGCCACCAACGTGCCCCAGTGGCCCATTGTCCAGTTCGGCAGCGCCAAAATGGGCGCCGTGCTGGTCACCGTGAACACGCACTACAAGCTCTTTGAGCTGGAATACCTCTTAAAGCACGCCGACATCACCACGCTGCTCCTGATCGGCGGCACCAAGGAAGCCAATTACCTGGAAATGATCTACGAGCTCTGCCCCGAGCTCAAACACTGCCAGCCCGGCCGGCTCAACTCGGCCCGCCTGCCCCGGCTGAAAAATGTCATCTTTCTGGGTGAGGAACAGCATCCGGGCATGTTCACCTGGTCCCAGGTGCTGGAAGCGGGGGAGCAGGTGTCTTTGGCCGAACTGGCCGCCCGCCAGTCGGCGCTGTCGGCCGACGACTGCGTGAACATGCAGTACACCTCGGGCACCACAGGGTTCCCCAAGGGCGTCATGCTCACTCACAGCAACTTGATTGGCAACGCCATCAGCATTGCCGAGTGCCTGTCTTTCACCTCGCGCGACCGGCTGTGCATCCCCGTGCCCATGTTCCACTGTTTCGGTTGCGTGCTGGGCACACTGGCCTGCCTGGTTTCCGGGGCCACCATGGTGCCTCTGGAGGCCTTCAACCCGGCAAAGGTTCTGGAAACCGTGCAGAAGGAAAAATGCACTGCCCTGCACGGCGTGCCCACCATGTTCATCACCGAGCTGGAGGTGCTGGAAAAGCAGCCCTACGATGTCTCTTCTTTGCGCACCGGTATTATGGCCGGTGCCCCCTGCCCCATCGAAGTAATGAAGCAGGTGGTGGAGCGCATGAACATGCGCGAGATTGTCATTACCTACGGCCAGACCGAGGCGGCGCCCGGCATTACCATGACCCGCACCCACGACCCGCTGGAAGTGCGCGTCTCCACCGTGGGGCGGGCCCTGCCCGGCGTGGAAGTAAAAATTGTGGATCCTGAGACCGGCGAGACAGTGCCGCCCGGCGTGCAGGGCGAGATCTGCGCCCGCGGTTACAATGTGATGAAGGGCTACTACAAAATGCCCGAAGCCACCGCCGCGGCCATTGACAGAGAAGGTTGGCTGCACACGGGCGACCTGGGCGTGATGGATGAGCGCGGCTATGTGAAAATCACCGGACGGCTCAAGGACATGATCATCCGGGGCGGGGAAAACATCTACCCGCGGGAAATAGAGGAGTTCCTCTACACCCACCCCAAAGTGAAAGACGTGCAGGTGGTGGGCGTACCCAGCGAAAAATACGGCGAGGAAGTCATGGCCTTCATCTGCCTGAAGGAGGGCCAGCAGGCCAGCGAGGAAGAGATCAAGCAGTTCTGCCAGGGCAAAATCGCCCGTTACAAAATACCCCAGTACATCAAGTTTGTCACCAGCTATCCCACCACGGCCAACGGCAAAGTGCAGAAGTACAAACTGCGCGAACAGGCCATCCGCGAGCTCAATCTGGAAAAGGCGGCCATGGTGGAAACAGCCTGAAATAGTCTGTTGCCCCCGGGGTGGTGGAACAAAAAAGTTCTCCACCCCATTTTTTAATTTTTCATAGTGATTTTTTTAGGAGTTCGGGTTAAAGTTTATGTAGGGGGTGTTATTGATGGAAAACAGCCTGAGCCGGGCCAGCGGGCTTTTGCAAAAGCTTTCCGGGGAAAACTTGTGCCTGGCTGTCTCTTTGCTGGAGTTGCTGGCATTAAAAGAAGAGATGGAGGCAACGGCAGAAATATCTACTGATCCCGATCTGGTCGGACAACTGAACGGGGCCCGTCATTCCCGCCAGCTGGGTAATTATGACGATTATTGTCCCTGGGAGGCACGGCATGGCCTATGAAGTAAAAATACATCGGGAGGCCCTGAAATTTTACAAAAGCTTGCCAGCCGAATGGCAACTGAGAATAGATCAGGCGGTGGAAAAACACTGCGCCAGGATCCCTGGCGCAGTGATCTTGATATAAAAAGGTTGCATGGTGAGTACAAAGGTTATTTCAGATTGCGTCTGGGACCAGTACGCCTGGCTTACACTGTCGAACCGGAAAAGGGCCTGATTTATATAGACGCTTTGGGCTACCGGGGCAGTGTTTATTGAACAACACAATTAACTCTTGGGAGGATTAACAAAACAGTGTCCAAAGAAAACCGCGAGCGCTACGACTTCAAAACCATCGAACCCAAATGGCAGAAAATCTGGGCCGAGCAGCAGCTCTATACCGTGCCCGACCTGAGCGACAAGCCCAAATACTACTGCCTGGAAATGTTCCCCTACCCTTCGGGCAAGCTGCACATGGGCCATGTGCGCAACTACTCCATCGGCGATGTGGTGGCCCGCTTCAAAACCATGCAGGGCTACCATGTGCTGCACCCCATGGGCTGGGATGCCTTCGGCCTGCCGGCGGAAAACGCCGCCATCAAACACGGCAACATCCACCCGGCCGACTGGACATACCAGAACATTGCCACCATGCGCGCCCAGCTCAAACAGCTGGGCATCAGCTACGACTGGCAGCGGGAAATTGCCACCTGCCATCCGGCCTACTACAAATGGACCCAGTGGCTTTTCCTGCAGCTCTACAAGCACGGCCTGGCCTACAAGAAAAAAGCCGCCGTCAACTGGTGCCCCTCCTGCGCCACCGTGCTGGCCAACGAGCAGGTGAAGGAAGGGGCCTGCGAGCGCTGCAAAACCGCCGTGGAAAAGCGCGAGCTGGAGCAGTGGTTTTTTGCCATCACCCGCTATGCCGACCGCCTGTTGCAGGATCTGGAACTGCTCACCGGCTGGCCGGAAAAAGTGAAGATAATGCAGGAAAACTGGATCGGCCGCAGCGAGGGGGCCGAAGTGAGCTTTGCCGTGGAGGGCAGGGAGGAAAAAATCACGGTCTTCACCACCCGTCCGGATACCCTCTACGGCGTCACCTACATGGTGCTGGCCCCCGAACACCCCCTGGTGGAAAAGCTGATTGAGGGTAATCCCCGGGCGGCAGAGATCCGCCAGTTCGTTCGCCAGGTGCGATCTTTAAGCGAAATTGCCCGCACGGCCACCGATATGGAGAAAATCGGCTATCACACCGGCGCCTACTGTATCAATCCGCTGAATGGCGAGCGGGTGCCCGTGCTGGTGGCCAACTACGTGCTGCTGGAATACGGCACCGGCGCGGTGATGGGTGTGCCGGCCCACGACCAGCGCGACTTTGAATTCGCCCGCAAGTACAACCTGCCCATCAAAGTGGTCATCCAGCCGCCCGACCGGCAGCTGGATCCGGACAGCATGGACTGCGCCTATGCCGATGAGGGCGTGATGGTCAACTCGGGCCCCTTCAGCGGCCTGCCCAACCGGCAGGGCATCCAGGCCGTGATTCGGCACCTGGAAGAACAGGGTTTGGGGCGGGGTGTGGTCAACTACCGCCTGCGCGACTGGCTGATCTCCCGCCAGCGCTACTGGGGCGCGCCCATCCCCATCATCTACTGCGACCGGTGCGGTGTGGTGCCCGTGCCCGAAGCCGACCTGCCCGTGCTGTTGCCCTACGACGTGCAGTTCAAGCCCACCGGGCAATCGCCACTGGCCGACTGCCCGGAATTCGTGCACACCACCTGCCCGCAGTGTGGCGCTCCGGCCCGGCGGGAGACCGACACCATGGACACATTCATGTGCTCCTCCTGGTATTACTTCCGCTACGTCACGCCGCGCCTGGATGAGGCCTGCTGGGACAAAGAAAAAGTGGCCCACTGGCTGCCCGTGGACCAGTACATCGGCGGGGTGGAGCACGCTATATTGCACCTTTTGTACTCGCGCTTCTTTACCAAGTTTTTGTACGACATCGGCCTGGTGCAAACCAACGAGCCCTTTACCAACCTGCTCACCCAGGGCATGGTGCTGAAGGACGGGGCCAAAATGTCCAAGTCCAAGGGCAATGTGGTCAGCCCGGAAGAAATTGTGGACACCTACGGCGCCGACACCGCCCGTTTGTTCATTCTCTTTGCCGCGCCTCCCGAGCGCGACCTGGAGTGGAGCGACCAGGGCGTGGAAGGCTGCGCCCGTTTCTTAAACCGCGTCTGGAGGCTGGTGACCGCGCTGGCCGGTGAACTGCCGGCCCCCGGCATCCGGCCCGCCGCTCAGCTGGCCGGCATCAACCGGCAGATGCACCGCATCACCCACCAGACCATCAAAAAAGTCACCGAGGATATCGGCCACCGCTTCAACTTCAACACCGCGGTCAGCGCCATCATGGAAATGGTCAACGCTATGTACCAGTACAAAGAGGCCCCGGCCTGCGACCGCGACCCCGGCGTGCTGCGCTGTGCCGTGGACAGCCTGCTTTTGCTCCTGGCTCCCTTTGCTCCCCACATAGCCGAGGAGCTGTGGCAGCTCACCGGGCACAGCGGCAGCATCCACCGCCAGCCCTGGCCGGCCTGGGATGAAGCCGCCGTGCAGGAGGACGAAGTGACCATTGTGGTGCAGCTAAACGGCAAGATCCGCGACCGCTTGCTGGTGCCCGCTGGCCTCGATGCCGGGCAGCTGCAGGAAACCGTGCTGGCCCAGGAAAAAGTGCAAAAGCTGCTGGCCGGCAAGCAGGTGCTCAAAGTGATTGCCGTACCCGGTAAACTGGTGAATATTGTGGTGAAATGAAATAATATTTTTAAAGAATTGTGCGCCCGTCCTCACAGGCAGGGCGCATTTTGCTTGATGAGATTGACAGGTGTAGATACTGTGTATAAACTGAAGGCAAGGAGTGATCAGCAATGTACACAACCATTCAGAAATGGGGCAACAGCCAGGCCATCAGATTGCCCAAAGCTTTGCTGGAAATGGCCAGGCTGCGCGAGAACGACCGTTTAGAAATCAGAGTGCAGGACGGGAACCTGGTGCTGGTTCCCGTCAGAAAACACCGCACCCTGGCGGAAAGAATAGCCGGATACAGTGGGGAACATCTCTGCCGGGAATGGGAAACCGGAAGGCCGGTGGGTAAAGAGGTGCTCTGATGTCTTACGTGCCCGCACAGGGAGATATAGTTCTGTTGCATTTTGATCCCCAGGCCGGACACGAACAAAAAGGGAACAGACCGGCGCTGGTGGTGAGCAATGATCTGTTTAACCGATTTACCGGCCTGGCCATAGTTTGTCCCATCACCAACACCCGGAGGGGGTTTCCTCTACACGTTTCCCTGGATGAGAGAACCAGTACTACCGGTGTGATCATGTGCGAACAGGTCAAGTCGTTAGATATTACCGCACGCAAAGCCCTTTTTTTAGAAAAAGTACCTGCCGATATACTGGAGGAAGTTATAGACATTCTGGCCGGTTTTATCGAAATACCACTGCGGGGGTAAAGATTTCAAA
The sequence above is a segment of the Desulfurispora thermophila DSM 16022 genome. Coding sequences within it:
- the leuS gene encoding leucine--tRNA ligase, encoding MSKENRERYDFKTIEPKWQKIWAEQQLYTVPDLSDKPKYYCLEMFPYPSGKLHMGHVRNYSIGDVVARFKTMQGYHVLHPMGWDAFGLPAENAAIKHGNIHPADWTYQNIATMRAQLKQLGISYDWQREIATCHPAYYKWTQWLFLQLYKHGLAYKKKAAVNWCPSCATVLANEQVKEGACERCKTAVEKRELEQWFFAITRYADRLLQDLELLTGWPEKVKIMQENWIGRSEGAEVSFAVEGREEKITVFTTRPDTLYGVTYMVLAPEHPLVEKLIEGNPRAAEIRQFVRQVRSLSEIARTATDMEKIGYHTGAYCINPLNGERVPVLVANYVLLEYGTGAVMGVPAHDQRDFEFARKYNLPIKVVIQPPDRQLDPDSMDCAYADEGVMVNSGPFSGLPNRQGIQAVIRHLEEQGLGRGVVNYRLRDWLISRQRYWGAPIPIIYCDRCGVVPVPEADLPVLLPYDVQFKPTGQSPLADCPEFVHTTCPQCGAPARRETDTMDTFMCSSWYYFRYVTPRLDEACWDKEKVAHWLPVDQYIGGVEHAILHLLYSRFFTKFLYDIGLVQTNEPFTNLLTQGMVLKDGAKMSKSKGNVVSPEEIVDTYGADTARLFILFAAPPERDLEWSDQGVEGCARFLNRVWRLVTALAGELPAPGIRPAAQLAGINRQMHRITHQTIKKVTEDIGHRFNFNTAVSAIMEMVNAMYQYKEAPACDRDPGVLRCAVDSLLLLLAPFAPHIAEELWQLTGHSGSIHRQPWPAWDEAAVQEDEVTIVVQLNGKIRDRLLVPAGLDAGQLQETVLAQEKVQKLLAGKQVLKVIAVPGKLVNIVVK
- a CDS encoding AbrB/MazE/SpoVT family DNA-binding domain-containing protein; translated protein: MYTTIQKWGNSQAIRLPKALLEMARLRENDRLEIRVQDGNLVLVPVRKHRTLAERIAGYSGEHLCREWETGRPVGKEVL
- a CDS encoding type II toxin-antitoxin system PemK/MazF family toxin, with product MSYVPAQGDIVLLHFDPQAGHEQKGNRPALVVSNDLFNRFTGLAIVCPITNTRRGFPLHVSLDERTSTTGVIMCEQVKSLDITARKALFLEKVPADILEEVIDILAGFIEIPLRG